A stretch of DNA from Sandaracinaceae bacterium:
GTCGTCGGGCTCGTTCTCGTCGTCTCTTTCGGGGTCGCGTCGTTCGCGGGGCGGCTGACAGCAGCCCGCTCGATGGCAGTGGTACTCGCCCGTGCGTCGATCGTGGTGCCCGCCCTGGTCGTCGAGTCCGCCACGGTGCGCCGCGGCCGACGCGGGCAGCGCGAGGAGGAACACGAACAGCAGTCGACCCATGCGCGCAGCGTCGCACAACGCACGCGTGGCGGGAACGGCAACGACGAACGAGCCCGCGGCGCGCCCTCAGCGCTCGGACGGACGACCCGGCAAGCGCGGCTGCCGCGTGACCTCGAAGCTCACGCGTCGGTTGCGCTCCCGCGCGGCGGCCAGCTCCCGTCCACGCACGCCCGCGATGGGCGCCGCGGGCTGCGACGCCCCCACGGCGCGCACGCCCAGCTGCGAGGCCGGCACACCGCGCGCGACGAGCGCGTCGTACACCG
This window harbors:
- a CDS encoding YHYH domain-containing protein — translated: MGRLLFVFLLALPASAAAHRGGLDDQGGHHDRRTGEYHCHRAGCCQPPRERRDPERDDENEPDDEPERPRG